The proteins below are encoded in one region of Paralysiella testudinis:
- a CDS encoding MAPEG family protein yields MTLAYWCVFIAMFLPWLCAAYAKKSGGFSGRDNHNPRDFMANTQGVAARANAAQQNSFEVFAPFAAAVIIAHTSGNAAQGSINFWALLFVFSRLAYIWLYIKDMATMRSIVWAVGLLCIVALFIAAI; encoded by the coding sequence ATGACCCTAGCCTACTGGTGCGTGTTTATCGCCATGTTTTTGCCGTGGCTGTGCGCCGCCTATGCCAAGAAAAGCGGCGGTTTTAGCGGGCGCGACAACCACAACCCGCGCGACTTTATGGCCAACACCCAAGGTGTGGCCGCGCGAGCCAATGCGGCGCAGCAAAACAGCTTTGAAGTGTTTGCGCCCTTTGCCGCTGCCGTGATTATCGCCCACACCAGCGGCAATGCCGCCCAAGGCAGCATCAATTTTTGGGCGCTGCTGTTTGTGTTCAGCCGCTTAGCCTATATCTGGCTTTACATCAAAGACATGGCCACTATGCGCTCGATTGTGTGGGCCGTGGGCTTGTTGTGCATTGTGGCGCTGTTTATCGCGGCGATTTAA
- the glpK gene encoding glycerol kinase GlpK, whose amino-acid sequence MGCLLALDQGTTSSRAIVFDAQGQVLAMAQKPFALATPQPGWVTQDAWAIWNTQIGTAQEAISQAGLLAGDIAAIGLANQRETTVLWDKASGKPLAPALVWQDRRTAPWCQALREAGHEARIQHITGLKLDPYFSAGKLAWLLQHTPQARELASQGRLAFGTIDSWLIFQLTRGLHVTDISNAARTMLMDIHSGQWSAELLDLFDIPAAILPKIVPSGSLIGHTAAGLLGAQLPLFAAMGDQQAALFGHGCVHAGMAKNTYGTGCFMLMNTGSEVIHSQHQLLSTVAWQQSGQPTQYALEGSVFMAGAIVQWLRDNLDFVRHSHEIEALAQQADSSEGVVLVPAFTGLGAPYWQADARASLSGLTRGTGKAHIARAALEAIAFQVADVLNAMQQDAPTPLTELRVDGGASANNMLMQFQADILGVPVLRPTLTEITAFGAVKMAGLACGLFNPSDVADMWQLERRFDSQISADERQARLQQWQAAVRQVLSAHGNSSASS is encoded by the coding sequence ATGGGCTGCTTATTGGCTTTGGATCAAGGCACCACCTCCAGCCGCGCCATCGTATTCGATGCCCAAGGCCAAGTATTGGCGATGGCACAAAAGCCGTTTGCGCTGGCCACCCCGCAGCCGGGCTGGGTAACGCAAGACGCGTGGGCCATTTGGAACACCCAAATCGGCACCGCCCAAGAAGCCATCAGCCAAGCTGGGCTATTGGCCGGCGATATCGCCGCCATCGGCTTGGCCAATCAGCGCGAAACCACCGTGCTGTGGGACAAAGCCAGCGGTAAGCCTTTGGCACCGGCACTGGTGTGGCAAGACCGCCGCACTGCGCCGTGGTGCCAAGCTTTGCGCGAAGCCGGGCATGAGGCGCGCATTCAACACATCACCGGCCTTAAGCTCGACCCTTATTTCAGCGCCGGCAAACTGGCGTGGCTGTTGCAACACACCCCGCAAGCACGCGAGCTGGCATCACAGGGGCGGCTGGCGTTCGGCACCATCGACAGCTGGCTGATTTTCCAGCTCACCCGCGGCCTGCATGTTACCGACATCAGCAATGCCGCGCGCACCATGTTGATGGACATCCACAGCGGCCAGTGGTCGGCCGAATTATTGGATTTATTTGATATTCCGGCGGCCATTTTGCCGAAAATCGTGCCTTCAGGCAGCCTTATCGGCCACACCGCCGCCGGGCTGTTGGGCGCACAACTGCCGCTGTTTGCCGCTATGGGCGACCAGCAAGCGGCGCTGTTCGGCCATGGCTGTGTGCATGCGGGTATGGCCAAAAACACCTATGGTACCGGCTGCTTTATGCTGATGAACACCGGCAGCGAAGTCATCCACAGCCAACACCAATTGCTCAGCACCGTGGCGTGGCAACAAAGCGGCCAGCCCACCCAATACGCGCTGGAAGGCAGCGTGTTTATGGCCGGTGCCATTGTGCAGTGGCTGCGCGACAACCTTGACTTTGTACGCCACAGCCATGAAATCGAGGCGCTGGCACAGCAAGCAGACAGCAGCGAGGGCGTGGTGTTGGTGCCCGCCTTTACCGGCTTGGGCGCGCCCTACTGGCAGGCCGATGCCCGCGCCAGCCTCAGCGGCCTCACTCGTGGCACCGGCAAGGCACACATTGCCCGCGCCGCGCTGGAAGCGATTGCCTTTCAGGTAGCCGATGTGCTCAATGCCATGCAGCAAGACGCGCCAACACCGCTCACCGAATTGCGGGTAGACGGCGGCGCCAGCGCCAACAATATGCTGATGCAGTTTCAGGCCGACATCCTCGGCGTGCCGGTATTGCGCCCCACCCTCACCGAAATCACCGCCTTTGGCGCCGTAAAAATGGCCGGGCTGGCCTGCGGCCTGTTTAACCCGTCGGATGTGGCCGATATGTGGCAGCTGGAGCGCCGTTTCGACAGCCAAATCAGCGCCGACGAGCGCCAAGCACGGCTGCAGCAATGGCAGGCGGCGGTGCGGCAGGTGTTATCCGCCCATGGCAACAGCAGCGCATCATCGTAG
- a CDS encoding TlpA disulfide reductase family protein, whose product MASALATTATAAELQSWPQNKPVSLTPGGHDIQVVNVWATWCAPCRKEMPLLSRWYVKQQQSRAKPKVSMVGVALDSEANIARFVRQTPVRYPLWRYSGTDSTAWMKTLGNPVGALPFTLVRAPQCGFQAALLGEVDEAKLDKAVAQARQQCGRRR is encoded by the coding sequence ATGGCAAGCGCCTTGGCCACTACTGCCACCGCCGCCGAGTTGCAATCATGGCCGCAAAACAAGCCGGTGTCATTGACGCCCGGCGGCCATGATATTCAGGTGGTGAATGTGTGGGCCACGTGGTGCGCGCCGTGCCGCAAAGAAATGCCTTTGTTGTCGCGCTGGTATGTGAAGCAGCAGCAAAGCCGCGCCAAGCCCAAGGTGAGTATGGTGGGCGTGGCGCTGGACAGCGAGGCCAATATCGCCCGCTTTGTGCGGCAAACGCCGGTGCGCTACCCTTTGTGGCGCTACAGCGGCACCGACAGCACCGCATGGATGAAAACACTGGGCAATCCGGTGGGCGCATTGCCGTTTACACTGGTGCGCGCGCCGCAATGCGGCTTTCAGGCAGCCTTGTTGGGTGAAGTGGACGAAGCCAAGCTGGATAAAGCGGTGGCGCAGGCACGGCAGCAATGTGGGCGTAGGCGCTGA
- the arsC gene encoding arsenate reductase (glutaredoxin) (This arsenate reductase requires both glutathione and glutaredoxin to convert arsenate to arsenite, after which the efflux transporter formed by ArsA and ArsB can extrude the arsenite from the cell, providing resistance.) encodes MKAAVTLYHNPRCSKSRAALAMLQLRGLKTHIVNYLDTPPSANDIRQLVGQLNADSPRQMMRCNDALYAELNLADAGDEALIAAMAAHPALIERPIAVVGNRAAVGRPLDNIEALLP; translated from the coding sequence ATGAAAGCAGCCGTCACACTTTACCACAATCCGCGCTGCAGCAAATCGCGTGCGGCACTGGCCATGTTGCAATTGCGCGGTCTCAAAACCCATATTGTCAATTATTTGGATACCCCGCCCAGCGCAAACGACATCCGCCAACTTGTTGGCCAGCTCAATGCCGATTCACCCCGGCAAATGATGCGCTGCAACGATGCCCTGTATGCCGAGCTGAATCTGGCCGACGCCGGCGATGAAGCGTTGATTGCCGCCATGGCCGCCCATCCGGCGCTGATTGAACGCCCGATTGCCGTGGTGGGCAACCGCGCCGCCGTGGGCCGCCCGCTGGATAACATCGAAGCCTTGCTGCCTTAA
- a CDS encoding YdcF family protein, translating into MSARRRGFFHYLWLGFKISLLLMLANALFSIGQVYYYSRLEHTQTADAAIVLGAAAWDKRPSPVFRERINHAITLYQQKQVAKLIFTGGTPKPGFMTEAEVGRRYAMQQGVPADDILYENRSRDTWQNLVNAQQVAADNNINSLIIVSDPYHMARAAVMAKDLGLNAETSPTPTSRYSATQSKLRFLLQESYLLTVYQWVEWGSKLGLRFHPHP; encoded by the coding sequence ATGTCTGCACGCCGCCGCGGTTTTTTTCATTATCTTTGGCTGGGCTTTAAAATCAGCTTGCTGCTGATGCTGGCCAACGCACTGTTCAGCATCGGCCAAGTGTATTATTACAGCCGGCTCGAACACACCCAAACGGCGGATGCCGCCATTGTGCTGGGTGCGGCGGCGTGGGATAAGCGCCCATCCCCCGTATTTCGCGAACGCATCAACCATGCCATCACCCTATATCAGCAAAAACAGGTGGCCAAGCTGATTTTCACCGGCGGCACCCCCAAGCCGGGCTTTATGACCGAAGCTGAAGTGGGTCGCCGCTACGCCATGCAGCAAGGCGTGCCTGCCGATGATATTCTCTATGAAAACCGCTCGCGCGACACCTGGCAAAACTTGGTAAACGCCCAACAAGTGGCTGCCGACAACAACATCAACAGCCTGATTATCGTAAGCGACCCCTACCACATGGCGCGCGCCGCCGTGATGGCCAAAGATTTGGGCTTAAATGCCGAAACCTCGCCCACCCCCACCAGCCGCTACAGCGCCACCCAATCCAAGCTGCGCTTTTTGCTGCAAGAAAGCTATTTGCTCACCGTTTACCAGTGGGTTGAATGGGGCAGCAAGCTGGGGCTGCGGTTTCATCCGCACCCATAA
- a CDS encoding CopD family protein translates to MYLWLKLLHVFFIIAWFAGLFYLPRIYVNMAMVSPGSVEYQRLLLMAEKLFKFMTPLGLLALLFGFVIPFITQWWGMGWVHTKVTLGVILLGYHGFCWKLLQDFQDNRNRYSHRWYRFFNEVPVVIMALALYLVIFKPF, encoded by the coding sequence ATGTATTTATGGCTTAAATTACTGCATGTTTTCTTTATTATTGCCTGGTTTGCCGGCTTGTTTTACCTGCCGCGCATCTACGTTAACATGGCCATGGTGTCGCCCGGCAGCGTGGAATACCAACGCCTGCTGCTGATGGCAGAAAAACTGTTTAAATTCATGACCCCGCTGGGCTTGCTGGCCTTACTGTTTGGCTTTGTGATTCCGTTTATTACTCAATGGTGGGGCATGGGCTGGGTGCACACCAAAGTTACCCTAGGCGTGATTTTACTGGGCTACCACGGCTTTTGCTGGAAGCTGTTGCAAGACTTCCAAGACAACCGCAACCGCTACAGCCACCGCTGGTACCGTTTTTTTAACGAAGTGCCGGTGGTGATTATGGCGCTGGCGCTGTATCTGGTGATTTTCAAACCGTTTTAA
- a CDS encoding CYTH domain-containing protein: MSIEIERRFLVQGDAWRALAQPQTLQQGYMKVDKECSIRVRIAGEQAWLTIKGFISDVSRHEFEYPVPLAHAQTMLAEMCPFKLEKHRYAIEYGGFVFDVDEYFGDNAPLIVAEIELSDENTPFAKPEWLGAEITADGRFSNAYLSKHPYSTW; the protein is encoded by the coding sequence ATGAGTATTGAAATCGAGCGCCGTTTTTTGGTTCAAGGCGATGCCTGGCGCGCCTTGGCGCAGCCGCAAACCTTGCAGCAAGGCTATATGAAGGTAGACAAAGAATGCAGCATCCGCGTGCGCATTGCGGGCGAGCAGGCTTGGCTCACCATCAAAGGCTTTATTTCCGATGTGTCGCGCCATGAATTCGAATACCCGGTGCCGCTGGCACACGCGCAAACCATGCTGGCCGAAATGTGCCCGTTTAAGCTGGAAAAACACCGCTATGCCATCGAATACGGCGGTTTTGTGTTTGATGTCGATGAATACTTTGGCGACAACGCCCCGCTGATTGTGGCCGAAATTGAGCTGTCCGATGAAAATACGCCATTTGCCAAGCCCGAATGGCTGGGCGCAGAAATCACTGCCGATGGGCGCTTTAGCAATGCGTATTTAAGCAAGCATCCTTATTCAACTTGGTAA
- a CDS encoding GNAT family N-acetyltransferase produces MNTPSVFSIRPAQAADASVLSALACSLAHFYLTGTSPDLPTWLAESLSTEAFSQRLHNSDFQHWLGLYDNLTVGFIALYQGSHLYHLFVAEHWHGHGLAKQLWHTAQSHCPAASYTVRSSVFAVPVYQALGFQNSQPLQQKDGVCFQPMTWTAQAI; encoded by the coding sequence ATGAATACACCAAGCGTATTTTCGATTCGCCCGGCTCAAGCAGCAGACGCCTCCGTTTTATCGGCTTTGGCCTGCTCTTTAGCTCATTTTTATCTGACTGGTACTAGCCCAGATCTGCCCACTTGGCTGGCCGAAAGCCTCAGTACCGAAGCATTTTCCCAACGCTTGCATAACAGCGATTTCCAACATTGGCTTGGCCTGTACGATAACCTTACTGTCGGCTTTATCGCCCTGTATCAAGGCAGCCACCTTTATCATTTATTTGTGGCGGAGCACTGGCACGGCCACGGCTTGGCCAAACAACTCTGGCACACAGCGCAAAGCCATTGCCCCGCCGCCAGCTACACCGTACGTTCTTCTGTCTTCGCAGTGCCCGTGTATCAAGCATTGGGCTTTCAAAACAGCCAGCCCTTACAACAAAAAGACGGTGTCTGTTTTCAACCCATGACCTGGACAGCCCAAGCCATCTAA
- the hemL gene encoding glutamate-1-semialdehyde 2,1-aminomutase, translated as MNRNQQLFEQAKKIIPGGVNSPVRAFGSVGGVPRFIKKAAGAYVWDEDDVQYIDYVGSWGPAIVGHAHPEVIEAVREAALGGLSFGAPTAAEVQIAEEIAKLVPSVEQVRLVSSGTEATMSAIRLARGFTGRDNIIKFEGCYHGHSDSLLVKAGSGLLTFGNPSSAGVPADFTKHTLVLPYNDVAALQQTFAEIGDSVACVILEPIAGNMNMIQPSAEFIQTLRRLTEQHGAVLIYDEVMTGFRVALGGAQSLHGITPDLTTMGKVIGGGMPLAAFGGRADIMACISPLGGVYQAGTLSGNPVAVAAGLKTLEIIQRPGFYEQLAKHTQMLCHGLNAVAQEAGLPFCSQSVGGMFGLYFADAVPQSYAEMAASNTEHFKQFFHGMLDHQIAFGPSAFEACFMSAAHTPEHIADTIGVAAEVFTQMVRG; from the coding sequence ATGAACCGCAACCAGCAATTATTCGAACAAGCCAAAAAAATCATTCCCGGCGGCGTTAACTCGCCCGTGCGTGCTTTCGGCAGCGTGGGCGGTGTGCCGCGCTTTATCAAAAAAGCCGCCGGTGCCTATGTGTGGGACGAAGACGATGTGCAATACATTGATTATGTCGGCTCATGGGGCCCGGCGATTGTGGGCCATGCCCATCCGGAAGTGATTGAAGCCGTACGCGAAGCAGCGTTGGGCGGCTTGTCGTTTGGTGCACCCACCGCAGCCGAAGTGCAGATTGCCGAAGAAATTGCCAAGCTCGTGCCCAGCGTAGAACAAGTGCGGCTGGTAAGCTCCGGCACCGAAGCCACCATGAGCGCCATCCGCTTGGCGCGCGGCTTTACCGGGCGTGACAACATTATTAAATTCGAAGGCTGCTACCACGGCCATTCCGACAGCCTATTGGTAAAGGCCGGCTCCGGTCTGCTCACCTTCGGCAACCCCAGCTCTGCCGGCGTGCCGGCCGACTTCACCAAACACACATTGGTGCTGCCCTACAACGATGTAGCCGCTTTGCAGCAAACCTTTGCCGAAATCGGCGATAGCGTGGCCTGCGTGATTTTGGAGCCGATTGCGGGCAATATGAATATGATTCAGCCCAGCGCCGAATTTATCCAAACCTTGCGCCGCCTTACCGAACAACACGGCGCCGTGCTGATTTACGACGAAGTGATGACCGGCTTTCGCGTGGCCTTGGGTGGTGCCCAATCGCTGCACGGCATCACCCCCGATTTGACCACCATGGGCAAAGTGATTGGCGGCGGTATGCCCTTGGCCGCATTTGGCGGCCGTGCCGACATCATGGCCTGTATTTCGCCTTTGGGCGGCGTGTATCAAGCCGGCACCCTTTCCGGCAACCCGGTGGCCGTGGCCGCAGGTTTGAAAACCCTGGAAATCATCCAGCGCCCCGGTTTTTACGAGCAATTGGCTAAGCATACCCAAATGCTGTGCCACGGCTTGAACGCGGTGGCCCAAGAAGCCGGGCTGCCGTTTTGCAGCCAAAGCGTGGGCGGTATGTTTGGCCTGTATTTTGCCGATGCGGTGCCGCAAAGCTATGCCGAAATGGCCGCCAGCAATACCGAACACTTCAAGCAATTTTTCCACGGTATGCTCGATCACCAAATTGCCTTCGGCCCTTCTGCCTTTGAAGCCTGCTTTATGTCGGCCGCCCACACGCCGGAACACATCGCCGACACCATCGGCGTGGCTGCCGAAGTGTTTACCCAAATGGTGCGTGGTTAG
- a CDS encoding YgiW/YdeI family stress tolerance OB fold protein produces MSKMIFKAWLLAAGLGLAGVAAADTFGAAAVQTDVAVQTVAAAKALPDDSKVVLEGRIVKKTGHERYEFKDASGTVTVEIDDDDWRGLSVNAQDKVRIEGEVEHKRGRAVEIDVNRIVKL; encoded by the coding sequence ATGAGCAAAATGATATTCAAAGCATGGCTATTGGCCGCAGGCTTAGGGTTGGCCGGTGTGGCCGCTGCCGACACTTTTGGCGCCGCGGCGGTGCAAACCGATGTTGCGGTTCAGACTGTGGCCGCCGCCAAGGCTTTGCCGGACGACAGCAAAGTGGTGTTGGAAGGCCGTATCGTTAAAAAAACCGGCCATGAGCGTTATGAATTTAAAGATGCCAGCGGCACGGTAACCGTGGAAATTGATGACGACGATTGGCGCGGCCTCAGCGTTAATGCGCAAGATAAAGTGCGTATTGAAGGCGAAGTAGAGCACAAACGCGGCCGTGCCGTGGAAATCGATGTGAATCGCATCGTTAAATTGTAA
- a CDS encoding Com family DNA-binding transcriptional regulator, with the protein MKHRCKNCNKLLAEGCGTFEIKCPRCKAINRLSSLTTQHAAITTSPKISYIASRIIGYICLLQSVNRWTQHNSAGRQYPAIPVQRFTTNKKTCLCSAGFETLLHSVKQNKVAFILQKHHHLSRPASPIFQAT; encoded by the coding sequence ATGAAACATCGTTGCAAAAACTGCAATAAGCTGTTGGCCGAAGGCTGTGGCACTTTTGAAATCAAATGCCCGCGCTGTAAAGCCATTAACCGCTTGAGTTCTTTAACAACCCAGCATGCAGCCATCACCACTTCACCAAAAATATCATACATCGCTTCGCGTATCATCGGGTACATTTGCTTGCTCCAGTCCGTTAATCGATGGACACAGCATAACTCTGCTGGCCGACAGTACCCAGCAATCCCAGTGCAAAGGTTCACCACAAACAAAAAAACCTGCCTTTGTTCGGCAGGTTTTGAAACATTGTTGCACAGTGTGAAACAAAATAAAGTCGCATTTATCTTGCAAAAGCATCACCATTTATCGCGCCCGGCTTCACCAATCTTTCAGGCAACCTGA
- a CDS encoding tail fiber assembly protein → MSLNTKPLPPLTKQVCQLDANGYYLYTTDADLDLAASDGSYILPGGCIDADPPEDRPGHAARWQDGAWQYLPDHRGQVFYSTATGQPHTINAVGALPDGITDTPPPDKYHSWDAKAKAWTLTKSARAQQLADAKAAKYAAINNAAQAHISRAAELDKVPEFELATWAQQAAEAEAWAVNNTAATPMLSQIALARGADLDDLRTKALKSPRLQRAGGACGRAAAGVC, encoded by the coding sequence ATGTCACTCAACACTAAACCGCTGCCGCCGCTCACAAAACAAGTGTGTCAGCTCGATGCAAACGGCTACTATCTCTATACCACCGATGCCGATTTAGACCTCGCGGCAAGCGACGGCAGCTATATCCTGCCCGGCGGCTGCATCGATGCCGATCCGCCCGAAGACAGACCCGGCCATGCCGCGCGCTGGCAAGACGGCGCATGGCAGTATCTGCCCGACCACCGCGGCCAAGTGTTTTACAGCACAGCCACTGGCCAGCCGCACACAATCAATGCTGTAGGCGCTTTGCCCGACGGCATTACCGACACCCCGCCGCCGGATAAATATCACAGCTGGGACGCCAAGGCAAAGGCGTGGACGCTAACAAAATCCGCCCGTGCGCAACAGCTGGCCGATGCCAAAGCGGCAAAATACGCTGCCATCAACAATGCCGCACAAGCACATATCAGCCGCGCCGCAGAACTCGACAAAGTGCCCGAGTTCGAGTTGGCAACTTGGGCACAGCAGGCCGCTGAAGCCGAGGCATGGGCAGTAAACAACACCGCGGCCACGCCCATGCTGTCGCAAATCGCATTGGCACGCGGTGCTGATCTTGATGACCTGCGCACAAAAGCACTAAAAAGCCCGCGCCTACAGCGCGCTGGCGGCGCATGTGGCCGGGCAGCGGCAGGCGTATGTTGA
- a CDS encoding phage tail protein: protein MGKRHLPAGNHRPGAGGENGIDNLQARQLANRTQWLKTELAQAVQNIGGLGASKADKSIQMIAGNGLSGGGDLSANRTITLGTPGKITGSSTNSVSATSHTHEIDNAGPTVAGVMKVLNVLNSTDNLSALSAAQGKVLAESISGLESGKLPYIFGQGAGLDFDAVPVGVSGYRDTPYGWGSVLTVPTSDDMSQLIIGQGRAWVRYRNSGTWIATELSGADWSAVRNRPGAIKSYASDAVNQTELAAAIGNLVNGAPGALDTLRELAAALGNDPNFASTIAAQIRQASPPGMVVYYGGKTAPPGWLKVNGAAILVSSYQELTDARWVGAAENATAPWWYRCDNPSNPDGSRNVNGRYFVLEDLRGEFVRGWDDGRGVDAGRALGSAQGDAIRNITGRIASGNDTKQQLIESWSATGAFYFNETGYKNWTQDASDGDARLPRDISFDASRVVPTAPKIARATLHCLPSSKSNKQDTTQCHSTLNRCRRSQNKCVSSMQTATISIPPMPI from the coding sequence ATGGGAAAACGGCATCTACCAGCTGGAAACCACCGACCCGGTGCTGGGGGTGAAAACGGCATCGACAACCTGCAAGCCCGCCAACTGGCCAACCGCACCCAGTGGCTTAAAACCGAGCTTGCGCAAGCCGTGCAAAACATCGGCGGCTTGGGCGCAAGCAAAGCCGACAAATCAATTCAGATGATTGCGGGCAACGGTTTAAGCGGCGGCGGCGATTTGTCCGCGAACCGCACAATCACCCTCGGCACCCCGGGCAAAATCACCGGCTCGAGCACCAACAGCGTTAGCGCCACCTCGCACACGCATGAAATCGACAATGCCGGTCCTACCGTTGCAGGGGTCATGAAAGTGCTGAACGTACTCAACAGCACCGATAATTTGAGCGCACTCTCTGCTGCGCAGGGCAAAGTGCTGGCTGAATCAATCAGCGGATTAGAGTCCGGTAAGCTGCCTTATATCTTTGGTCAAGGTGCGGGGCTGGACTTTGATGCTGTGCCCGTGGGCGTTAGCGGATACCGCGATACCCCGTACGGCTGGGGCTCTGTGCTCACCGTGCCGACATCCGACGATATGTCGCAACTGATAATCGGCCAAGGACGGGCGTGGGTGCGCTATCGTAACAGCGGCACTTGGATTGCAACCGAGTTAAGCGGTGCCGACTGGTCTGCCGTGCGCAACCGCCCCGGCGCAATCAAATCTTATGCATCAGACGCTGTAAATCAAACCGAGCTCGCCGCCGCAATCGGCAACCTGGTAAACGGTGCCCCGGGCGCACTCGACACCCTGCGCGAACTTGCTGCGGCCTTGGGCAACGACCCTAATTTTGCATCAACAATCGCAGCACAAATTCGACAAGCATCGCCGCCGGGGATGGTTGTTTACTACGGCGGCAAAACCGCGCCGCCAGGATGGTTAAAAGTCAACGGCGCGGCAATTCTTGTGTCGTCATATCAAGAATTAACAGATGCACGCTGGGTCGGTGCCGCAGAAAACGCCACCGCACCGTGGTGGTATCGCTGCGACAACCCGAGCAATCCGGACGGCAGCCGCAATGTTAATGGACGCTATTTTGTGCTTGAGGACTTGCGCGGCGAATTTGTGCGCGGCTGGGACGATGGCCGCGGCGTTGATGCCGGTCGGGCGCTGGGTAGCGCACAGGGCGATGCTATCCGCAACATCACCGGCCGGATTGCGAGTGGCAATGACACCAAACAGCAGTTGATCGAGTCGTGGAGCGCAACCGGCGCATTTTATTTTAATGAAACCGGATACAAAAATTGGACGCAAGATGCTAGTGACGGTGATGCACGTTTGCCGCGCGACATCTCATTTGACGCAAGCCGCGTTGTACCCACCGCCCCGAAAATCGCCCGCGCAACATTGCATTGCTTGCCATCATCAAAATCTAACAAACAGGACACAACACAATGTCACTCAACACTAAACCGCTGCCGCCGCTCACAAAACAAGTGTGTCAGCTCGATGCAAACGGCTACTATCTCTATACCACCGATGCCGATTTAG
- a CDS encoding phage tail protein yields MAKMNYADIIERDQRYRALAELGLRLELVELPQLMPRLVALVAPEHLPLLAESRSILGADGYWLAESDSARRALIKGAYELHRYKGTPWAVREIVRRLGFGEVQIIEGLSGQKHNGTIRRDGTYYRGHGPHWAHYRIVLVNPITNDQAGLLRRTLQAFAPARCILEALDYQQAALRHNSRARRDGTFNRGAA; encoded by the coding sequence ATGGCTAAGATGAACTACGCCGACATCATCGAGCGCGACCAACGCTATCGGGCGCTGGCCGAGCTTGGCTTGCGGCTGGAATTGGTCGAGCTGCCGCAGCTGATGCCGCGCTTAGTTGCCTTGGTTGCCCCCGAACATCTGCCGCTGCTGGCCGAAAGCCGCAGCATTTTGGGCGCAGACGGCTATTGGCTGGCCGAATCCGACAGTGCGCGGCGGGCATTGATAAAAGGCGCTTACGAGTTACACAGATACAAAGGCACCCCGTGGGCGGTGCGCGAGATTGTGCGCCGCTTGGGTTTTGGTGAGGTGCAGATTATTGAAGGCCTAAGCGGGCAAAAGCATAACGGCACCATCCGCCGCGACGGCACTTATTACCGCGGCCACGGCCCGCACTGGGCGCACTACCGCATCGTGCTGGTCAACCCGATTACAAACGACCAAGCCGGGCTGCTGCGCCGCACCCTGCAAGCCTTTGCACCGGCACGCTGCATATTGGAAGCGCTGGATTACCAACAAGCGGCGCTGCGGCATAACAGCCGCGCCCGCAGAGATGGCACATTTAACCGAGGAGCCGCATAA